Genomic window (Arachis hypogaea cultivar Tifrunner chromosome 13, arahy.Tifrunner.gnm2.J5K5, whole genome shotgun sequence):
TAAGTAGCTAAGCAAGTGTAATAGAATTTGAAACATTTAACAATAACATTCCCACATGGTTAATTGTTTTCCAAAGTTGTCTGTGTCAAACTAGACACAAGCAAAAGACAACATAGAGTATTTAACTACCATAATCCAAAGGACATACACGATCAAAAGACAACATAGAGTATTTAGCTACCATGGAAATCAGAAACCATAAAGTTCAATGTTTAAAAGCAAAATATCTTAACAAAAAATTAGCAAAGTGTTCATTTGTTGAATTTTCTTGGTGGTTTGAACCCCGGAGTTGGAACAAAACGCATGGCGTTACGCAACCTTGAAGCTGTAGCTGCTGATGCACCAACCATTGGATCGATAGAAGCACTTGTCGGAGGTGGAGTATTTGAAATTGGAACAGTGGCTGGTGGAGGAGCATTTGAAACAGTTGGAGGAGGAGCACGGGTTGCTGCTGGAGGAATCGAAGCTGTTGCAGGTGGTGGGGgttgtcttcttttttgagggAGCTTTGGTGGCCTTGCCTGGGGCTGATTTACCTTGTGGGcttcttcattttcattttcattttctgaCACCATTGGTTGACTCATGCCAACCTCAATCTCAGTAACATTGCCCTCATCTGGGACTTCAGGTGCAGCAGGGAGAGGTTGATTATTTCCTGTGTTAGCTTCAGTAGTAGCAGCAGCAGCTGTAGCAGCTGCAGCAGCTGCCACAGCTGCAACTTCGTCGTCAGCCTTCTTCTTAGCACAATTTCTCTTGTCGTGACCCTTGCCACCACAATGACGGCATGAACCCTCTTTATATACCCTCTTCATCTTGGTGATCTTCTGCTTCTTGTCTCCAACCGGGCCTTCATCAActccctttcttcttttcttcttaggTGCTCCTGGCATCTTCCTAAATTTTGGTGGTTGTGGTCTATTCTGAAGAGACTTCTCCCATAGTTTCTGGCCAGGAATAGGATTGATATGGAATGCATAGGTGTCATTGTATGCATCCATTGTCAACCATCTATGACAGAAGTCTTCGGGCTGCCTGCCTGCCCTAGCCATTGCAGCACAAGCATGGACACAAGGCATCCCTGTTTCAAATCAATTATATGCATCCAAGTTACTAAGTAATCAACTCCAATTCCAGTATACAATCcacaataaattaagaaaaacaatTACAATATCAGAATAATTATTGGAAGGGTaatgacaattaaagtaataCCACTCAGTTGCCAAAGTCCACACGTGCATATTGCCTTTCCCAAGTCCACTACCATGTTTGTCGGCCACCCGTGTACCTCGAATTGTTCATAGTCCGCATCTCCGGACCACATTGGCAGCCAATTCTTTAAAGCATTCCTGATCTTTTCCAAGCGGCTACGTTGAACAGGGGGTAGTAACCCAACATGGTTCTTGAATTTCATTTTGTTTCGGGCTATTGTCCTCATGATATACATTCTAACTTCCTCGAGTAGTGTGATAATTGGTTTAGCCCTTGCTTCCTTGATTCTTGCATTGAATACTTCGCAAGCATTGTTACATATGTTGTCGCATTTTGGTTGGGTAGGGAAGAAGGCCCGACTCCATGCATCTCTTCGCCATTTGGCAAGGTACTCCCAGGCTTCCTTCTTAGCTCTCTGAATTTTCATCATTCCCTCAACGAATCCCTCTTGAGTGGTAGATCTTGCACACTCCCACAGTAATCCTCTGAGTTCGTTGTCTTTCCACTGCTTATTGAAGTTTCTCCACAGGTGCCAAACACAAAATCTGTGGTGGACACCAGGGAAGACCTCCTGGACAGCTATGATTAGTCCCTGCAGGAAACCACCACAGAAATTATTAACTTATAATATCGAGACCCAATTTGGTCCCTCAACTTATATAAGTGACATAAACTTAGTCCCTACACATACATAAGTGACAGTAAACTAGTCCCGGCTATATAGTAAGTTATACTACTATCTCATTATATTAATACAAGCATATTGAAACAGAATCATGAAAGCAAAACATGACAGCAACAATGTCTGAAAGAAACCAGTGTTATTGGAATCAGAATCATGAAAGCAATAACTAGTAAATATCAAATTCGTCGTTACCTTTTGCATATCCGAAATGAAACAGCATCCATTTTGGGTGTAGCTCCCTAGATCATCATGCAGCAGTTCAAGGAACCACCTCCAGTTATCTGTGTTCTCCACTGGTACAATGGCATATGCAATTACGTAAATATGATTATTGGCGTCTTGTCCAATGGCTGCCAATATTTGTCCACCGAATCTGGTTTTCAGGAATGCTCCGTCAAGCCCAATTAGAGGTCTGCATCCTGCCTTAAACCCCTTCATGCATCCATCGAGACAAATGTACATCTTGTCAAAAGTGGGCTCTTCTGAGTGGTTTGGATGAG
Coding sequences:
- the LOC112736146 gene encoding uncharacterized protein translates to MKFNTKIDFKEAVREYCIQEGRRVRFKKNDKVRCRASCKVEDCPWVIYASMDSESVCWQVKTFNDDHTCPREIKNRLANRGWLASKLVKKLRKFPNLKHSEALTYFKSKYDLELNKSSLTRALGDARHIVYGDAAAQYGMVRDYGETLLKCNPGSTVRIATIPHPNHSEEPTFDKMYICLDGCMKGFKAGCRPLIGLDGAFLKTRFGGQILAAIGQDANNHIYVIAYAIVPVENTDNWRWFLELLHDDLGSYTQNGCCFISDMQKGLIIAVQEVFPGVHHRFCVWHLWRNFNKQWKDNELRGLLWECARSTTQEGFVEGMMKIQRAKKEAWEYLAKWRRDAWSRAFFPTQPKCDNICNNACEVFNARIKEARAKPIITLLEEVRMYIMRTIARNKMKFKNHVGLLPPVQRSRLEKIRNALKNWLPMWSGDADYEQFEVHGWPTNMVVDLGKAICTCGLWQLSGMPCVHACAAMARAGRQPEDFCHRWLTMDAYNDTYAFHINPIPGQKLWEKSLQNRPQPPKFRKMPGAPKKKRRKGVDEGPVGDKKQKITKMKRVYKEGSCRHCGGKGHDKRNCAKKKADDEVAAVAAAAAATAAAATTEANTGNNQPLPAAPEVPDEGNVTEIEVGMSQPMVSENENENEEAHKVNQPQARPPKLPQKRRQPPPPATASIPPAATRAPPPTVSNAPPPATVPISNTPPPTSASIDPMVGASAATASRLRNAMRFVPTPGFKPPRKFNK